The region GCCAGGTCGAAACGCACCTGGTCGTTGCCCGCGCCGGTGCTGCCGTGGGCAATGTACTTCGCGCCGATTTCCTGCGCATAGCGTACGGTGGCCAGCGCCTGAAACATCCGCTCCGAACTTACCGACAAGGGGTAGGTCTGGTTCCGGAGGATGTTCCCGAAAATCAGGTAGCGAATGCAATTCTGGTAGTAATTCTCGGTTTCGTCGAGCGTGACGTGCTTGGTGACCTGCAACCGTTCGGCACGGCGGGCTACTTCGGCCAGTTCTTCGTCGGAAAAACCACCGGTTTGCACCAGGGCGGTGTACACATCCAGGCCTTTGGTTTCGGCGAGGTACACGGCGCAGTAGGTCGTGTCGAGGCCGCCCGAAAAGGCGAGTACTACTTTATCTTTCAAGGAGGTAGGGATTATGGGTTAATAAATTTCAATTTCGAAAGTCCGGCCTGTAGCGCCTCTTGCCCCGCGGGTTGTCGCAGCACGTCCGCCAGGGAACGCGGGGGGCTGATCTCTCCCGTTCGGGCGTTGGGGAGCGACAACTGGAACCACGCGACGCTGTGCCAGGCCCCAAATTTATAGCCTATGTCGCGATATAGCCCGATGGGTTCAAAACCAAAGGCCTGATGAAAGGCTTCGCTGGCCGGATTCGGCAGGGTGATGCCCGCGTAGACGTTGCGAAAGCCTTGCAGGGTGAGCAACGCCAGGAGGGAGGTATACAGCGCCTGCCCGATGCCCCGCCGGTGAAAGGTGGGCGCCAGGTATACTGACGACTCCACGGACCAGTCGTAGGCCGTGCGCTGTCGGTGCGACGTCGCGTAGGCATAGCCTGCCACCGTACCGTCGACATCAAAGACCAGCCACGGGTACTTCGGCAGGGTGCGGGTTATGCGCTGCCCAAACTCCGCTTCCGAGGGCACAGCCCACTCGAACGAAGTCGCGGTCGTTTCCACAAAAGGTGCGTAAATGGCCCGAAGAGCTGCGGCATCGTCCGGGCGGGCCAGTCGGATCGTTGCCATGTGCGTTGGGGGTTAGCTGAAGAGTTTTGCAAGACCGACCACACTGGCCATCACCGGAGCGTTTTTCTTGCGCCTACGGCCCAGTACGTGCTGTTTGAAGCGTACCCAGCGCGCGTACACGCTCAGGCTCTTGTCCCAGCCTTTTTTCTCGGTGCCCTGTTCTTTCTCTTTCTTCTTCTCGGCCGGATCGTATAACATGCCGGTGCAGAGGCAGTTCTTGCGGTTCGTGCGGGTCAGAATGTCGTAGTTGACACAGCTCTGGCATCCGTTCCAGAACGTCTCGTCGGTCGTCAGTTCCGAAAACGTCACGGGTTTGTAGCCCAGTTCGGAATTGATCTTCATGACCGGCAAAGACGTGGTGATGCCAAACAGCTTGGCGTCGGGGTACTTCTTCCGGGTCAGTTCAAACGCTTTGGATTTGATCCGCTTGGCCAAGCCGCCGCTGCGGAATTCGGGCACGACGATCAGGCCGGAGTTGGCCACAAACTGGCCGTGGCTCCACGTTTCGATGTAACAGAAACCGGCAAACTGACCCCGCTCGGTCAGAGCGATGATGGCCTTGCCTTCCTCCATTTTCCGACGGACATACTCTGGATGGCGTTTGGCGATGCCCGTACCGCGAATGCGGGCGGCATCTTCCATTTGCTGACAAATTTCTTCGGCGTAGCGAAAATGTGATGAATTCGCCACCTGAACCTCAATTTTTTCCATGGGTTCTCAGGAAGTTGAAACGTGCTTGTAAAAGAAGGATGAAGAAAAAAAGGAGAAGGCGATAAAGGACGTACCTACGCCGTGAACATGACGATACCCCTAAGGGGCCTGCTTGGGAAGCAGACTGCCGGAGTAAAAGGTCGGACGTGGTGCGTCATGTTCATTTTGCCTGTCAGCGAAATTGAGGTGCAAATGTAAACGATAAATAAAATTAATTTCCAAATAGTTCCCCGAAGAATTTCAGAAGCCACGAAAGAAAATTAGCCGATTCAGACGGGTTTCCAAACAAAAAACCACCGGCATGAACCCCAAAGAGACTTACGGCTCACGAGCCGCGGGGCGGATTTTGTTGCCGATTTTGTAAAAAGTGACAACACGGCGGCCTCCTGGAAAAATACTACCGGGCACTGGACCTGTTCCGGGTGATTGCATGGCGTGATGCCCAGCCGGGAAAGACCTGCGGAGGAAAGGCAGCGCCGCCTGTTGGCAGACATTGCGCCGCCGAACGCAGCTTCCCCGATCCGGCTCCGGAATGGGGCAACGCCCTCACCATCTCCTGTATTGTCGCGCAAAACGCGGCCTGCGCTCAGATGTACTTTTCCAAGTCGGTCAACGTCACGTCTCGGAAGTCGGCATACGTGGCAACGGCGCCTTTGGCGAGCAGTTCTTCAGACGTTTGGGTGGTCGTAATTCCGATCACGTGGCACCCCGCCCGGTGGCCCGACTCCACACCCGCCAGCGAGTCTTCGAACACAATGCAACGGGCCGGCTCGAACCGCAGGGCCGCCGCGGCCTTCAGGTAAATTTCGGGATCGGGCTTGCCTTTATCGAAGTGTGCCTCGTGCAGGATGGTGGTAAAGTAACGGGTGGTGCCGGTTTCGTCCAGCGTGAAATCGACGTTCGCCCGCGGGGCCGACGTCGCGATGGCGTACGGGATCTGGGTCGCCTGCAACGCGTTCAAAAAGCCGCGCAGTCCGGGCAGCAGTTCGATGGTGTCGCGGTACATATCCCGGAACATCGATTCCTTCTCGTCGGCGTAGCGTTTGACTTGTTCCGGTGACATTGCCTCGTCGTGAAACAGGTAGGGAATCCACTCCCGGTTGTTGCGTCCGTAGACCTTCTCGCGAAGTTCTTGTTCGCTGAGCTCCAGCCCGTACTTCTCGGTAAACTTTTGGATCGATTTTTTATGCATCGGATTGCTGTCGACCAGCACTCCGTCCATGTCGAAAATGACGGCAAATTCTTTCATACAGCAATAGCAAACGGGGGCTGCCGGGAAGAGTTACAAAGCCGGGATCGGCCGGAGAGGAAGAAACACGTTCAGCGCAAAGGCATCCGTGGAATAGAGGAGGCTTATGACCACTCTGCTTGCGAGAAAAGGCTAATGCATAAGTGTAAAAGCATTTTGATTAATTATAATCAAATTTGATCATAATTAATCATGCGTAGTGACAGTCAATTTTTTGGGCTGTGAGCGCATCGCAAAGCGCTTTGCTGTCAGGATGATTATCCGTAATGAACTGGTGCAACTCGTCCGGGCGACACAGGCGCATCATCTCCCGGCGACCCATTTTGCTGTGGTCGACCAACAGCGAAACGTGGCGGCATTGTCCCATCAGCGTGCGTTCTGTCTCGGCAATCAGGGGGTGAGCACAGGTGACCAGTTCGGGCGTCACGCCACCCGCTGAGAAGAAGGCCCGGTCGGCGTAATACTCCCGCAGTTCCTCGTTGGTACGCGGGCCAATCAACACCCCGGAATCGGGCAGCAGCATGCCGCCGATCAGGAACACATCGGCCCCCCGTTTCTGGCTGCGGTGCTGGTCCAATTGGTGGGCGAACAACAGCGAATTGGTGATGATGCGGATCGGTCGGTCGGCCAGGAGCGGGGCCAGTTCCATCGTGGTGGTGCCACTGCCCACCATCACGACCTCGCCATCGTTTACTTCCGTTGCGGCCCGTTGGGCGATCCGTTGTTTTTCATGACGCAGCACTACCTGGCGATACGCAGGCGGGAGCTGATCTATAGGCGAAGCTTGGGTAGCCATCTGCCGGACGGTAATCCCCCCCCAGGTCTTCTTCACCCGACCCTGATCCACCAGCTGCGTGAAATCACGGCGGATGGTGGCGGGGGAGGCGTCGCACAAATCACAGGCGTCCTCGACGGACAGATCGACGTGCTTTTCCAAGTAATGGAAGATCAGTTCAAAGCGTTGTTCCTGCGTCATACCGCAAAGCTACCAAATCATAAATGATCAATTTTGATCATTTATGATTTAAAGTGATTGATGTATTTGGGACTGTCTAGAGGACTTGTCGCTGGACTGATGAATTAGTAATGCTAAAGGTCGTTTTGTTGCTGTGTGCTATGCCCCCAAACCAAAAGATCTATGGGTTGACGTCAGCCAACGACAGGACGAACAAAGAGCGCAAAAAGCTCAGGCAAATGAAGCGTACTGTGACGCACAAGTCTGGCGTGAAAGAGCTTGAAAGCAATGGAGCCTGCATTGCCCCTCCGATATGGAAGAAGCAGTTAAGTTTTCAAAAGAAAAACGTGTGTACTTGCTCCGTCTCTCTAGCAGGAAATCAGTTGCGCAACTGCCCGCTCGCCTTTTCATCCGGGCGCCGGTCTATTCTATCGTGAAGGGTCTAACGAGCAGAATGAGAAACTGACTCAAAAGAAAAGTCAAACAACAGTCCGGTGATCGACGTGAACTGTAGGTAGAGAAGTCTCGTGGCACCGAAGTGCAAACGTAACAGCTTGGGGATGTCGTGATGCACCCGACTGAAGAAGCAAACCGTACCGGAGCGAAAGCGCCATCGGCCCACCGGTGGTTGTATGTCGAAAGGCGAAGGTACGTTGACGCTGCAACACAAGTGGATAAGTGTACCGGCTATCAGCAAGAGAATACGAGTCAGTCTTACGGATACGACGGAGAAAAAAGGGTGAGGAGCCAGCGCAATCCTGGGCGGTTGCCAAGGTGAGGGTTGGGCCTGTGCGGTGGCGTGATGCAGCAACCGGCACGGTAGTGACTCTCCCAAAATGAGATCCCAAAGTACCGCTACATGACTCGCCGGGGGAAGCCGAAACTGCCGCTAGTGCCACTGTCCCACTTTGTACTTTTCTGAGGTTCGGGCGCTGTAGCGACCGAGGGGTAATCTCTACAGGATCGTACGAGTCGAT is a window of Catalinimonas alkaloidigena DNA encoding:
- a CDS encoding arsinothricin resistance N-acetyltransferase ArsN1 family B, with protein sequence MATIRLARPDDAAALRAIYAPFVETTATSFEWAVPSEAEFGQRITRTLPKYPWLVFDVDGTVAGYAYATSHRQRTAYDWSVESSVYLAPTFHRRGIGQALYTSLLALLTLQGFRNVYAGITLPNPASEAFHQAFGFEPIGLYRDIGYKFGAWHSVAWFQLSLPNARTGEISPPRSLADVLRQPAGQEALQAGLSKLKFINP
- a CDS encoding GNAT family N-acetyltransferase; translation: MEKIEVQVANSSHFRYAEEICQQMEDAARIRGTGIAKRHPEYVRRKMEEGKAIIALTERGQFAGFCYIETWSHGQFVANSGLIVVPEFRSGGLAKRIKSKAFELTRKKYPDAKLFGITTSLPVMKINSELGYKPVTFSELTTDETFWNGCQSCVNYDILTRTNRKNCLCTGMLYDPAEKKKEKEQGTEKKGWDKSLSVYARWVRFKQHVLGRRRKKNAPVMASVVGLAKLFS
- a CDS encoding HAD family hydrolase: MKEFAVIFDMDGVLVDSNPMHKKSIQKFTEKYGLELSEQELREKVYGRNNREWIPYLFHDEAMSPEQVKRYADEKESMFRDMYRDTIELLPGLRGFLNALQATQIPYAIATSAPRANVDFTLDETGTTRYFTTILHEAHFDKGKPDPEIYLKAAAALRFEPARCIVFEDSLAGVESGHRAGCHVIGITTTQTSEELLAKGAVATYADFRDVTLTDLEKYI
- a CDS encoding DeoR/GlpR family DNA-binding transcription regulator, with translation MTQEQRFELIFHYLEKHVDLSVEDACDLCDASPATIRRDFTQLVDQGRVKKTWGGITVRQMATQASPIDQLPPAYRQVVLRHEKQRIAQRAATEVNDGEVVMVGSGTTTMELAPLLADRPIRIITNSLLFAHQLDQHRSQKRGADVFLIGGMLLPDSGVLIGPRTNEELREYYADRAFFSAGGVTPELVTCAHPLIAETERTLMGQCRHVSLLVDHSKMGRREMMRLCRPDELHQFITDNHPDSKALCDALTAQKIDCHYA